The Pirellulales bacterium genome segment GTTATCGCAAAACGTGCAGCCCCCCTGGGCCACCGTGCCGTCGACGTTGGGACAGGTGAAACCGGCATCGACGCTGACTTTTTGCACCCGGCCGCCGAATTTATTCCTAAGAAAGTAGTTGTACGAAAAGTAGCGCAAGCCGCTTTGCCGCCACGCCGGATGTATAGTTGATAATGAAGTGTCGCAACCCCCGACTGCCACGCCGGTTGCGGGTTGGGTCGGGCCAGTGTCGTCAAGATTTTTCTGGTCGACCAGCGTCATTTCAGTTGACCACCGGCGGGGGGCGTGAATAAATTCAAGGGAAGCCCAAATGGAGTCAGCATCGTTCGCGCAGCCACATCTTGTTGTGCAGGCATCACGTATCGTAACGAGAACCACAAACGGGGATCAAGCACAGGGGCCCAATCCCGCGTTTTTTCCAGAGGTGTTCATGCTTGGAGAATTGATTCCGGTCGGCGGCGGCGACGACATCACGATGAACAAGCCCGAATTGTTGATTGGGCGACGCGAAAGTTGCGATATTGTGCTGCGGTTTCCGAATGTATCGGCCCATCATTGCCAGTTGAACCTGATGGAGGGTTATTGGTACGTGAAGGATTTGGGAAGCCGAAACGGCATTAAAGTGAACGGGGTGCGCTGCCAGGAAAAGCGCTTGGATCCGGGCGACAAGCTGTCGGTGGCCAAACATGAATACGAAATCAAGTATTCGCCGACCGATTTAGGCGCCACTGGCCCACCACCGGCGGACGATTTCAACCTGCCGCAACAGATATTCGGCAAATCATTGCTGGAGCGAGCCGGATTGGCGAAGACGCCGATACGATCGCAAGACCCTGACGAACGCAAGCGGTTTGATCCGATGAACAACGAAGCCGGGCAAATCAAGGATAAAAATAAGCCGGTTTAATCAAGCGGTTAGCAATTAGCAGTTAGCGATTAGCCGGCAAAAATGCTTTCATCGTTCGGCTAATTGCTAATCGCTAGTTGCTCATTGCTTTAATATGTCTAAACGCAAAATCCGCGCAGATTTTCGGAAGAACCGCACGCCGCGGCAGCGCTCCACGGATTTAACGCGCCGCTTTGAGCGCGAAGATTACGACGACCAGATCGATGAGCCCCGCGAGGAACGGATCAGCGGCAAGGGAGAAATGTCGCGGAAGCGAACCGTGGTGGGTTCCGATTCTCCAGAAGAAAACGCGGGCTTCGCGGTCCAGCCGGAAATAGATTTGGCAACATGCCGGC includes the following:
- a CDS encoding FHA domain-containing protein translates to MLGELIPVGGGDDITMNKPELLIGRRESCDIVLRFPNVSAHHCQLNLMEGYWYVKDLGSRNGIKVNGVRCQEKRLDPGDKLSVAKHEYEIKYSPTDLGATGPPPADDFNLPQQIFGKSLLERAGLAKTPIRSQDPDERKRFDPMNNEAGQIKDKNKPV